The genomic window GGCTCTCGCCCTGGAAGGCGGCAACCTCGACCTCGGGGGCGTCGTCGGTCTTCCGTTCGGAAAAGCGCTTCACCCAGCGCTCCTCCGCGGCCAGGCCCTCGGCCTTGCCGTGGAACTGGCCCACGATCTCCCGGGCCAGGCCCTTCTTGGCGTCCATGGGGTGGCCCTGCTTGAGGACCTCGATCTCCCGGGGCAGGAGGTCGGTGAGCAGGAGCCACCAGCTCCACATGTTCTCGTCGGAGATGCTCATGGCCTTGCCGAACTGGGTGTCGGCGTCCTCCATGAAGCCGATGTAGTTGCCCAGGGACTTGCTCATCTTCTCCACGCCGTCCAGGCCCAGCAGCAGGGGCACGGTGAGCACCACCTGGGGGGGCTGGCCGAGCGCGGCCTGCAGGTCGCGGCCCTTCATGAGGTTGAAGAGCTGGTCGTTGCCGCCCAGTTCCACGTCGCATTGGAGCGCCACGGAGTCGTAGGCCTGCACGAGGGGGTACAGCAGCTCGTGGAGGGCGATGGGTTCGTTGGCGTTCATGCGCTTCTGGAAGTCATTTCTTTCCAGCATCTGGGCGAGCGTGAAGCGGCTGGCGAGGCGGATCCAGTCCTCGCCGTGGAGGCCGCCCATCCATTCGCTGTTGAAGCGGATCTCGGTGAGGGCGGGGTCCAGGACCTTGAAGACCTGGGTCTTGTAGGTCTCGGCGTTGGCCAGGACCTCGTCCCGGGTGAGGGGGGGCCGGGTGGCCTTCTTGCCGGTGGGGTCGCCGATCAGGCCCGTGAAGTCGCCGATGAGGAAGATCACGGTATGACCCAGCTCCTGGAACTGGGCCATCTTGCGCAGCAGGACGCCGTGGCCGAGGTGCAGGTCGGGGGCGGTGGGATCGAAGCCGGCCTTCACGCGAAGGGGCTTGCCGGTGCGCAGGCGCGCCAGCAGCAATTCCTCCGTGTGGCACGTGACCGTACCTTTCTTGAGCAGGTCCAGGGCATCCAGGGGAGAAGCATTTACCATGCAAGCATATTGGCTTATCCGGCCGTATTTCTCCAGCGGTTCAGTCGACCTGGATGTCCACAAGCTTGTCGTTCTCCAGTTCCACCGTCAGGGTGGCCCCGGTGGACATGCGCATGCTGATGCTGAGCGACTTCCGGCCCCCGGCGTCCCGGCGGCGGATGTTGATGCCCCCGGGGGCCCTGCCCTCCAGCATCTTCTTGAGGTCCGGGCGCTTTTCCGGGATGTCGCCCAGCTTGGAGCGCCATTCCGCCGAGGCCTTCACGAACTCCTCCTCGGTGGGGTAGTTCTGGGCGAGTCCGGGGTTCTCCCGGTAGAGGGTCCGGGCCCCCTGCTCGGTGCGCAGGCTCCGGAGCTCGGTGTGCAGCTCGGCCCAGCCCTGGTCCAGGGCCTTGGTGGCCTTGCTGAAGACGAGCCAGGCCATGGCCCCGATGGCCAGGAGGAAGCACAGCAGGGCCCCGCCGCAGCCGATGGCCACCTTGCCGAAGAGGGAGAGCCCCTTCTTGGGGGGCGGGGCCGCCGCTTGGTCCCAGGAGGAATCGGGCATGGTCGCGCTCCTACAGAAGGTTGCTGGCCAGTTCGGCCATCTTGCTCCGCTCGCCCTTCACCAGGGTCACGTGGCCGGAGAGCTCCAGGTGCTTGAAGTGCTCCGCCAGGTAGCTGAGGCCGTTGCTGGAGGCGTCCACGTAGGGGTTGTCGATCTGGAAGGGGTCCCCGGTGAACACGATCTTGGTGCCGTCCCCGGCGCGGGTGAGGATGGTCTTGACCTCGTGGGGCGTGAGGTTCTGGGCCTCGTCCACGATGATGTACTGGTTCGGGATGCTGCGCCCGCGGATGTAGGTGAGGGGCTCGACGGCCATGTAGCCGCCCTCCTCGAGCTGGGCCGGGGTCATGGAGGACCGGCGGCGCTGCTCCATGTTGGCGGCCACGATGAAGTCCAGGTTGTCGTAGATGGGCTGCATGTAGGGCCGCAGCTTCTCGCTGATGTCGCCGGGCAGGAAGCCCAGGTCGCGGCCCAGGGGCATCACGGGGCGGCTCACCAGGAGCTTGTTGAACCGCTCCTCGTCCACCACCTGCTGGAGGCCCGCGGCGATGGCCAGGAGGGTCTTGCCGGTGCCGGCCTTGCCCATGAGGGTGATGACCTGGATGGAATCGTCCAGGAGGAGGTCCAGGGCGAACTGCTGCTCGCGGTTGCGGGGCTTGACGCCCCAGGGGGGCATCTCCAGGCGCTTGAGGGGGTGCACGCGGCCGTCGGAGGCGTAGAACCGGCCCAGGGCCGTGTGGGATTCGTTGGAGCGGTCCACCAGGGTCACGAACTGGTTGGGGTTCAGGAACTGGTCCGGCTCGGGCAGGAGCCCGCCGTCGAAGAGCTGGTCCACCTTCACGGGGTCCACGGTCCAGGTGGCGGTGCCGGTGTAGAGCTCGTCCAGGGCCACCCGGTCGGTGGTGTAGTCCTCGGCCGAAAGGCCCAGGGCATCGGCCTTGATGCGCAGGTTGGTGTCCTTGGACACCATGACCACCTTCTCCTTGCGGGTGCCCAGGAGCGCCAGGGCGCAGGCCAGGATCTGGTTGTCCGCCTTGTGCTTGTCCAGCGTCGTGATGGTCAGGTCCAGGGGGTGGTGGGCCACGTCCACCTTCAGGGACCCGCCCCCTTCCAGCGGCACCCCGGCGGCCAGGTTGCCCTGGGCCCGGAGCCAGTCCAGCTGGCGCGAGACGTTGCGGGCGTTGCGGCCGATCTCCGTCTGGTCCTTCTTGAAGGTGTCGATCTCCTCGATGACCACGATCGGGATGACTACCTCATGTTCCTGGAAGTGGAAGATGGCGGCGGGGTCATGCAGGAGGACGTTGGTATCCAGGACGAACACTTTCTTGCTGGATGCGACCATCTTGGGAACCTCCATCAGTTGGGGCGCTCTGCTGAAGCCTAGCACCGTCCCCGCGGGAGGGTGCCGCCCAATTGGAGGCTTGAACGGAGGGCCCGGGCCGCGTTAGTCTAGGGGTCCTGCCCGACAGGACCAGCCGGTATAGCTCAGGGGTAGAGCAACGGTTTCGTAAACCGTAGGTCGGGGGTTCAAATCCCTCTACCGGCTCCAGACCAGCCCTCCAAGGCCCTTCGCCCTGGAGGGTTTTTCCATGCCTGGAGAGCGGTTCCGCCTGGAAAACCGGGCGGGCGGATGTGAGACTTGGGGGATTCGCACCACCCCAACCCCCAGCCACGAGGTTCCCATGTCCCCTGGACGGATCGAGGTCGCCGGCAAGGCGATCCTGCTGTGCGCCACCCTCCATTTCGCCGGCCTAGCCCAGGGACCCGGCCCGGGCTACCGGCAGCCATCGCAGGCCATCCTCGACGTCATGCGGGCGCCCTCGGCTCCGGTCCCGTACCTCAACCCCACCCGCGACCGCATGCTGCTGGTGGCCTGGGAATCCTATCCCTCCATCGGCCGCGTCGCCGCGCCCTTCCTGCGCCTGGCGGGAGTGCGGGTGGAGCCGAGGAACCACAGCAGGCACGACACGCCCGGGGGCTACGGCATCACCCCCTCGGCCCGGAGCTACGACCTGATGCGGCTTCCCGACGGCGCCCCCATCCACGTGGACCTGCCCAAGGGGGGCTCCCCGGGAGGCCCGGTGTGGAGCGCCGACGGACGGCGCTTCGCCTTCCACAACGTGGCCGATGAATCGGTGGAGCTGTGGGTGGGCGACGGCACCACCGGCGCCGTGCGCCGCGTTCCCGCGGCCAGGCTGAACCCCATGCTCGGCGGCGAACTCCAGTGGATGCCCGACCAGAAGACCCTCCTGGTCAAGCTGGTGCCCGCCGGCCAGGGCGCGCCCCCTCCGAAGCCCGCGGTCCCCGCGGGGCCCAGCATCCAGGAGTCCATCGGCGGCAAGGGGCAGAGCAGCACCTACGAGAACCGCGACACGCTGGGCAGCGCCCACGACGAGGACCTGTTCGACTACTACGGCACCTCCCAGGCGGCCCTGGTCGACGCGGAGACCGGCGCCGTCACCCCGCTGGGCAAGGCGGACCGCCTCCTGGAGCTGAGCCCTTCGCCCGACGGCGCCCATGTCCTGGTTTCGACCCTGCGCAAGCCCTATTCCTACGTCACGACCTTCGAGCGCTTCCCCCGCCAGGTCGAGGTCTGGGACCTGGCCGGCCGGGCCGTCGCGGCCAGCCATCCCATCGCTTCCCTGCCCCTGGCCGACCGCGTTCCGGTCCATGGCGAGCCGATGGGACCCCGGGATTTCGCCTGGCGGGCCACGGACCCCGCCACCCTCACCTGGGCCGAGGCCCTGGACAGGGGCGACTGGGACGTGAAGGTCCCCCACCGGGACAAGGTCATGGTCCAGAGGGCCCCCTTCACCGCGCCCCCGGCGGAGGCCTTCCGCACCGAGCAGCGCTTCGCGGGCCTGGCGTGGGGCGAGCAGCCCGGACTCGCGCTCCTCTACGAGTACGACAACAACCGCCACTGGTTCCGCGCCTTCATCGTCGATTTCGACAACCCGAAGAAGGCGCCCCGCCTGCTGTGGGACCTGTCCACCGACGAGCAGTATGCACACCCCGGAAACCCCGTCTGGCGCCAGCTGCCCAACGGGGCGGCGGTGCTGCGCCAGGAGGGCGATTCCATCTTCCTGTCGGGCATGGGCGCCTCCCCCGACGGGGAACGGCCCTTCCTCGACCGGCTCGATCTCGGGACCCTCAAGACGGAGCGGCTGTTCCGCAGCGGGAAGACCGAATTCGAGCGCTTCCTCGCCTTCACGGGCCCCGGGTCCAGGACCTTCCTGACCTGGCACCAGACGCCGGCCGACCCGCCCAACGCCTTCATCCGCACGCTGGGCGCCGCCTGCAAGGCCCCCGCAGGCGAGGCGGTCTTCGTTTCCAAGCGCTCGCCGTTCACCCACATTCCCGATCCCACTCCGGCGGTCCGGCAGATCAGGAAGCGCCTGGTGACCTACAAGCGGGCCGACGGCCTTGACCTGTCCTTCACCCTCTACACCCCTCCCGGCTACCAGGAGGGCACCCGCGTGCCCACCATCCTCTACGCCTACCCGCTGGACTACGCCGATCCTTCCAAGGCCGGCCAGATCACGGGTTCCCAGTACACCTTCACCCGCCTGCGGGACTACCGGCTGCTGCTGATGGCCGGCTACGCCATCATCGACGACGCCTCCTTCCCCGTGGTGGGCGATCCGAAGAAGGCCTACGACACCTACCTGGAGCAGCTGGTGGCCGATGCCAAGGCCGCGGTGGACAAGGCGGTCGAACTGGGCGTGGCCGATCCCGCCCGCATCGGCGTCACCGGCCACAGCCACGGCGCCCTCATGACGGCCAACCTGGTGGCCCACTCCAGCCTGTTCCGGGCCGGCGTGGCCACCAGCGGCTCCTACAACAAGACCCTGACCCCCTTCGGCTTCCAGAGCGAGCGGCGGTCCGTGTGGGAGGCCCCGGAGGTGTACCGGCAGGTGTCCACCTTCTTCTTCGCCGACAAGGTGAAGACCCCCCTCCTCATCGTCCACGGCGCCGACGACGCCAACCCCGGCACCACGCCGCTCCAGGCCACGAAGCTGTTCGAGGCCATCCGCGGCAACGGCGGCACGACCCGGCTCGTCATGCTGCCCCACGAGCCGCACTGGTACACCGCGAGGGAATCCAACGAGCATCTGGTCTATGAGATGCTCACCTGGTTCGACACCTACGTGAAGAACGCCCCGCCCCGCCCGTGAAGGGGGACCCGTCCCGGCGCCCCAGGGCGCCGGGGCGTTTCCGCGCTAGAATCGCCCATGTTCCACCTGCGCCCCTTCCCCACCCTGGCCTTCGCCCTGGGGGTCTTCACCTCCCTGTTCTCGGTGATCAACCCCACCAGCGCCGCCGTCATCTTCTCCGGCCTCACCGCCGGCTGGGACCGCGCCAAGGTGCGCCAGACCGCCTTCCGGGCCAGCCTCACCGCCACCTGCGTCATGGTGGGGTTCGCGCTCCTGGGCAAGGTGGTCTTCGGGGTCTTCGGCTTCACCGCCCTGGCCATGCGGTTCGTGGGCGGCATCCTCGTGATGTATTCCGCGATGGGCATGCTCTACGGCGAGGACCCCCACCTCAAGGACGCCACCCACGAGAAGCCCAAGTCCTCCGACATCGCCGTCATCCCCCTGGGCATCCCCATGCTGGCCGGCCCCGGCACCATCTCGACGGTGATGGGCTTCATCGCCGGCCTGAGCATCTCCGAGGCCCTGGTGCTGCTGGCCGCGATCCTGGTGAACGGATGGCTGATCCACCTCTTCCTCCTGCAGGCGCGTTGGATCACGGACCGGCTGGGGAGCACGGGGACGAAGATCGTCACGAAGCTGATGGGCCTGATCCTGGCCGCCGTGGCCATGCAGTTCCTCATCAACGGGGTGAAGGAGGTGGCGGCGGAGATCCGGAATCCGGGGGTGGCGGCGGAACCCTGATCGCGGGGCGCCGAACTAGATCATCCAGGACGACCAGGAAGGACTGTAGGCCCCGTGGATCTGCGTGGCGGTGTACTGCGACAGCTGCGTGACCATCGCCCCGGCGGGGACGCTCTGGGTGAGCCAGACGTTGCCGCCGATGGTGGAGCCCCGGCCCAGGGTGATGCGGCCGAGGATCGTGGCGTTGGAGTAGATCGTCACGTCGTCCTCCACGATGGGGTGCCGGTCCACGCCCTTGATGGGGTTGCCGTGCTCGTCCAGCGGGAAGCTCTTGGCGCCCAGGGTGACGCCCTGGTAGAGGCGGACCTTGCGGCCGATGATGGTGGTCTCGCCGATGACCACGCCGGTGCCGTGATCGATGAAGAAGCCCTCCCCGATGCGCGCGCCGGGATGGATGTCGATGCCGGTGACGCTGTGGGCGTGCTCGGTGATCATGCGGGGGATGAGGGGGACGCCGAGCACGTGCAGCTCGTGGGCGAGGCGCTGGCTGGTGACCGCCAGGATCCCCGGGTAGCAGAAGATGGCCTCGTCGGGGTTGGTGAGGGCGGGGTCGCCCTCGTAGGCGGCCTCCACGTCCGTGCCCAGCATGCGGCGCACCTCGGGCAGGCGGGTGATGAAGGTCTCCGCCAGGGCGCGGGCGCGTTCCGGGGACGTGCAGGGCTCCCCGCCGTTGCCGGAGGTCGCGCAGAAGCCGCGCCGGATCTGTTCCTGGAGGCCGTGGAGGATGCGGTCGAGTGCGGCGCCCGCATGGAAGCCCATGGTCTCGGCGGTGAGCTCCGAGGGGCCGAAGTAGCCGGGGAAGAGCACGGACCGCAGATCCTCCACCAGGTCCACCACCGCCTGCCGGGACGGGAATTCGCGGCGGAGGTTCGGCTTGGAGTGGGCCCCCTCCCAGCCCATGCCCGCACGGCAGAGGGCCTCCACCACGGGGCCCAGGGGGGCTGGATTCCCTTGCTCCGGTCGCGTTGCTGGGTTCATGGGAATCCTCTGCGGAAGTTCTGGAACCAGAATACACAAGGCGCCAAGGGGCCCAGGGGAGGGGCCCAGGGATCAATTAGTAGATTATTGGATATAAATTGAATTGAGCAACTCATCAAGCCAAGAATGCCTTCAGCAGATAAATTGTTCCCAACCCCTCGCCAGCTTTTCTCCAAATCCTATAATCTTCTCATACAGTCCCGACCCAGGACCCTGACCGATTCCAGGAGGAACCATGCCCATGCGCGAAGGGTGGCTGAT from Geothrix sp. 21YS21S-2 includes these protein-coding regions:
- a CDS encoding PhoH family protein, which encodes MVASSKKVFVLDTNVLLHDPAAIFHFQEHEVVIPIVVIEEIDTFKKDQTEIGRNARNVSRQLDWLRAQGNLAAGVPLEGGGSLKVDVAHHPLDLTITTLDKHKADNQILACALALLGTRKEKVVMVSKDTNLRIKADALGLSAEDYTTDRVALDELYTGTATWTVDPVKVDQLFDGGLLPEPDQFLNPNQFVTLVDRSNESHTALGRFYASDGRVHPLKRLEMPPWGVKPRNREQQFALDLLLDDSIQVITLMGKAGTGKTLLAIAAGLQQVVDEERFNKLLVSRPVMPLGRDLGFLPGDISEKLRPYMQPIYDNLDFIVAANMEQRRRSSMTPAQLEEGGYMAVEPLTYIRGRSIPNQYIIVDEAQNLTPHEVKTILTRAGDGTKIVFTGDPFQIDNPYVDASSNGLSYLAEHFKHLELSGHVTLVKGERSKMAELASNLL
- a CDS encoding prolyl oligopeptidase family serine peptidase encodes the protein MSPGRIEVAGKAILLCATLHFAGLAQGPGPGYRQPSQAILDVMRAPSAPVPYLNPTRDRMLLVAWESYPSIGRVAAPFLRLAGVRVEPRNHSRHDTPGGYGITPSARSYDLMRLPDGAPIHVDLPKGGSPGGPVWSADGRRFAFHNVADESVELWVGDGTTGAVRRVPAARLNPMLGGELQWMPDQKTLLVKLVPAGQGAPPPKPAVPAGPSIQESIGGKGQSSTYENRDTLGSAHDEDLFDYYGTSQAALVDAETGAVTPLGKADRLLELSPSPDGAHVLVSTLRKPYSYVTTFERFPRQVEVWDLAGRAVAASHPIASLPLADRVPVHGEPMGPRDFAWRATDPATLTWAEALDRGDWDVKVPHRDKVMVQRAPFTAPPAEAFRTEQRFAGLAWGEQPGLALLYEYDNNRHWFRAFIVDFDNPKKAPRLLWDLSTDEQYAHPGNPVWRQLPNGAAVLRQEGDSIFLSGMGASPDGERPFLDRLDLGTLKTERLFRSGKTEFERFLAFTGPGSRTFLTWHQTPADPPNAFIRTLGAACKAPAGEAVFVSKRSPFTHIPDPTPAVRQIRKRLVTYKRADGLDLSFTLYTPPGYQEGTRVPTILYAYPLDYADPSKAGQITGSQYTFTRLRDYRLLLMAGYAIIDDASFPVVGDPKKAYDTYLEQLVADAKAAVDKAVELGVADPARIGVTGHSHGALMTANLVAHSSLFRAGVATSGSYNKTLTPFGFQSERRSVWEAPEVYRQVSTFFFADKVKTPLLIVHGADDANPGTTPLQATKLFEAIRGNGGTTRLVMLPHEPHWYTARESNEHLVYEMLTWFDTYVKNAPPRP
- a CDS encoding serine O-acetyltransferase, translating into MNPATRPEQGNPAPLGPVVEALCRAGMGWEGAHSKPNLRREFPSRQAVVDLVEDLRSVLFPGYFGPSELTAETMGFHAGAALDRILHGLQEQIRRGFCATSGNGGEPCTSPERARALAETFITRLPEVRRMLGTDVEAAYEGDPALTNPDEAIFCYPGILAVTSQRLAHELHVLGVPLIPRMITEHAHSVTGIDIHPGARIGEGFFIDHGTGVVIGETTIIGRKVRLYQGVTLGAKSFPLDEHGNPIKGVDRHPIVEDDVTIYSNATILGRITLGRGSTIGGNVWLTQSVPAGAMVTQLSQYTATQIHGAYSPSWSSWMI
- the tyrS gene encoding tyrosine--tRNA ligase, producing MVNASPLDALDLLKKGTVTCHTEELLLARLRTGKPLRVKAGFDPTAPDLHLGHGVLLRKMAQFQELGHTVIFLIGDFTGLIGDPTGKKATRPPLTRDEVLANAETYKTQVFKVLDPALTEIRFNSEWMGGLHGEDWIRLASRFTLAQMLERNDFQKRMNANEPIALHELLYPLVQAYDSVALQCDVELGGNDQLFNLMKGRDLQAALGQPPQVVLTVPLLLGLDGVEKMSKSLGNYIGFMEDADTQFGKAMSISDENMWSWWLLLTDLLPREIEVLKQGHPMDAKKGLAREIVGQFHGKAEGLAAEERWVKRFSERKTDDAPEVEVAAFQGESLARLLAERGMAASRKEAERLIQQGAVSLDGVKVQDPRLAVELAAGQSLLVKAGKLKLQRWVVR
- a CDS encoding MarC family protein codes for the protein MFHLRPFPTLAFALGVFTSLFSVINPTSAAVIFSGLTAGWDRAKVRQTAFRASLTATCVMVGFALLGKVVFGVFGFTALAMRFVGGILVMYSAMGMLYGEDPHLKDATHEKPKSSDIAVIPLGIPMLAGPGTISTVMGFIAGLSISEALVLLAAILVNGWLIHLFLLQARWITDRLGSTGTKIVTKLMGLILAAVAMQFLINGVKEVAAEIRNPGVAAEP